The Chloroflexota bacterium genomic interval GCTCTGCTCCCTTCGTCTTTTCCACACGAATATCGTCAGCATGCTTCCTGATGCGGCTGTAAAAATCCCTGAAGCACTCGTCTGCTTTGGTCTCCATCTCGCGCTTGATGATGTTCTCCAGCCTCTGCCGGTACATGTAGGCCAGGCCCTTGGACTTAGTTTCGATTTCCTGTTCCAGTTTTTTTATTTCCGGGCTTGTTTGGGTCAGTTTTTGGGCAATGACCTTGGGGTCCCACAGGACCTGCACCCCATACTCGGCCCTGTCTCTCACCCTCTCGATTTTCCTTTTGAGCCCTTTATACTCCTGCTCGAGCCAATCCTGCACCTTTCGCTCGGTGGCGTCCCCTTTAATTATGGTGTCGAAGGTCAACGGAAGCACTGTGCCCCACCTTTGCCAGGCGGCATCAACCACCTTTTGATGTGTCATTACCCATGCCGTCACCACTTCCTGGTCGTCTGATTGGTACGGCTCTGCCGGGCAATTGTGCACCACGGCGCAGATGTCTTTAGAGG includes:
- a CDS encoding GvpL/GvpF family gas vesicle protein, which codes for MQYRDQTKAAPATEAIVAGEGRYLYCVADAGERVNLGAIGLEGNVVYTIPSKDICAVVHNCPAEPYQSDDQEVVTAWVMTHQKVVDAAWQRWGTVLPLTFDTIIKGDATERKVQDWLEQEYKGLKRKIERVRDRAEYGVQVLWDPKVIAQKLTQTSPEIKKLEQEIETKSKGLAYMYRQRLENIIKREMETKADECFRDFYSRIRKHADDIRVEKTKGAEQDLQMIMNLSCLVRRDKYTGLGGELDKINQLEGFSVRFTGPWPPYSFVGGA